A stretch of the Clarias gariepinus isolate MV-2021 ecotype Netherlands chromosome 26, CGAR_prim_01v2, whole genome shotgun sequence genome encodes the following:
- the zmp:0000000951 gene encoding uncharacterized protein zmp:0000000951, protein MENKLPEDQMKSLLAPWRFSWLSSGFKNRLVTALELYEHFPLDIAVTGGTKSANARLASAVCGLKDEQDTEEEEEEEEEEEEEETDEAEDNDEQDDEDEEGDLQTSSKICNARKSLVRFLDDFAEDGAASAPVLLHPQVPNVRILTIQGRSGPAQDSYDVLVVLTTELHQEDHMRLIMEQSEKNKSLYLVKTEQEFDLVRETLDGPCKTCAWERMRARTLEFQKKHKTEFKSAENSEQEQTSKDPVPLLHGIKLWEPEEIAEVLVKAIPELRKKAFSQFLVDITSELKGPKTGSSGTGPLESSVLKYSKISQEDIGRISVVFQSQDLTDQPSKLLSIFNALEYFRLDVGLLGETGCGSSTLFNSLLGLKNGDKEASPVGFFETTKMPVTHPYPEYHNVLLWDLPGMGSVDEFNPAPSSSTLPHLPHIPPLSPVLSASPIPPIPPCDVYLLVSPLRLNLRYIQLLKHLLSQGKACYLVLSKADLIGEKSTEEVRRWNEEILDKLGLKQNIYLVSALHPETLDLPKMKKTFNDTLESHKKVALADYVAKLLEQDVFWKRTDSCKVN, encoded by the exons ATGGAAAACAAGCTTCCAGAAGATCAGATGAAATCTTTGTTGGCTCCGTGGAGATTTTCTTGGCTGTCAAGTGGATTTAAGAACAGGCTTGTGACAGCGCTGGAACTTTATGAACATTTTCCGTTAGATATAGCTGTCACCGGAGGAACTAAGTCAGCAAATGCAAGGCTTGCTTCTGCTGTCTGTGGCCTGAAAGATGAACAGgatacagaagaagaagaagaagaagaagaggaagaagaagaggaggaaacCGATGAAGCCGAAGACAATGATGAGCaagatgatgaagatgaggaaGGTGATCTTCAAACATCTTCAAAAATCTGCAATGCTAGAAAATCCCTTGTGAGATTTTTGGATGATTTTGCAGAAGATGGTGCTGCTTCTGCTCCAGTGCTTTTACACCCTCAAGTCCCCAATGTCCGCATTTTGACCATACAGGGAAGATCTGGTCCCGCTCAGGACAGCTATGATGTATTGGTGGTCCTCACAACAGAGTTGCACCAGGAAGACCATATGAGACTCATCATGGAGCAAAGTGAGAAGAACAAGTCCTTGTATTTGGTTAAAACTGAGCAAGAATTTGATCTTGTTCGTGAAACACTGGATGGACCCTGCAAGACCTGTGCATGGGAACGAATGAGAGCTCGCACTTTGGAGTTTCAGAAGAAACACAAAACGGAATTTAAATCAGCCGAGAATTCAGAGCAGGAACAGACTTCCAAAGATCCTGTTCCTTTACTCCATGGTATCAAGCTCTGGGAACCTGAAGAGATTGCAGAAGTTTTGGTGAAAGCTATACCTGAATTGCGCAAAAAGGCTTTTAGTCAGTTTTTGGTGGATATCACAAGTGAACTTAAAGGTCCAAAAACAGGGAGTTCCGGAACTGG GCCTCTGGAAAGCTCTGTTTTAAAATATAGCAAGATAAGCCAGGAAGACATAGGCAGAATCTCTGTGGTCTTTCAATCCCAGGATCTCACTGACCAACCATCCAAGCTGCTTTCCATTTTCAATGCCCTGGAGTACTTCAGACTGGATGTGGGTCTACTTGGAGAGACAGGTTGTGGCAGCTCCACGCTGTTCAACTCCCTTCTGGGCCTGAAAAATGGGGACAAGGAAGCTTCTCCTGTTGGATTCTTCGAAACCACAAAGATGCCAGTGACACATCCATACCCAGAATATCACAATGTTCTTCTGTGGGACCTGCCAGGCATGGGAAGTGTGGACGAATTTAACCCTGCACCTTCTAGCTCCACATTGCCCCATCTTCCTCATATACCTCCATTATCTCCAGTACTTTCAGCATCTCCAATACCACCAATACCTCCCTGTGATGTCTACCTCCTGGTCTCACCCCTGAGGCTAAATCTACGATACATCCAGCTGTTGAAGCACCTTTTGTCACAAGGAAAAGCTTGCTATTTAGTGTTGTCTAAGGCTGATTTGATTGGGGAGAAATCAACTGAAGAAGTAAGGAGATGGAATGAGGAGATTTTGGATAAGCTAGGTCTGAAACAGAACATCTATCTGGTCTCTGCACTTCATCCAGAGACCTTGGATTTgcccaaaatgaaaaaaacatttaatgataCATTAGAAAGCCATAAGAAAGTTGCACTGGCTGATTATGTGGCAAAACTATTGGAGCAGGATGTGTTTTGGAAAAGGACTGACTCTTGCAAAGTAAACTGA
- the upk1a gene encoding uroplakin-1a, which translates to MASDGVLAVMVVVIMLNLFTAAAGLALFALAIWVVVDPYKLYPISAVSGKDDIFAAAWIAVFTGFAYFCTAIFGVYAAVKKRRSLMLVYLMLMFIIFIFECASCITAVTNRDYLVGNSNLVKNQMLTYYGSNSNQGQQITATWNKVMQDAQCCGTDGPLDWVTFNSTFKQTYGSFNWPLHCCKTQYSIDPADQTGCMLGQTSALYSSGCFNYIQSKLNIYTWSVSWYGFAVQILVFFLLLIAMFYFLLLD; encoded by the exons ATGGCGAGCGACGGCGTCCTTGCTGTGATGGTCGTCGTGATTATGTTGAATTTATTTACAGCG GCAGCCGGACTGGCGTTATTTGCATTAGCCATTTGGGTTGTTGTAGATCCATATAAACTGTATCCAATATCAGCTGTATCAGGGAAGGATGACATCTTCGCAGCAGCCTGGATAGCCGTCTTCACTGGCTTTGCCTACTTCTGCACCGCCATCTTCGGCGTCTACGCCGCAGTGAAAAAGAGACGGTCGCTCATGCTGGTG TACCTGATGCTCATGTTCATCATCTTCATTTTCGAATGCGCATCCTGCATCACGGCGGTCACCAACAGAGACTAT CTAGTCGGAAACAGCAACCTGGTGAAGAATCAGATGCTAACGTACTATGGATCCAACAGCAACCAAGGACAACAGATTACTGCTACTTGGAATAAAGTAATGCAGGAT GCTCAATGCTGTGGTACGGACGGCCCACTGGACTGGGTGACCTTTAATTCCACCTTCAAGCAGACCTACGGCTCATTTAACTGGCCCCTGCACTGCTGCAAAACTCAGTACAGCATTGATCCTGCTGACCAAACTGGCTGCATGCTTGGCCAGACCAGTGCACTATACAGCTCg GGCTGTTTCAACTACATCCAGTCtaagttaaatatttataccTGGTCTGTTAGCTGGTACGGCTTTGCCGTACAAATTCTTGTG TTTTTCCTCCTGCTGATCGCCATGTTCTACTTCCTTCTCCTGGATTAA
- the zgc:101716 gene encoding uncharacterized protein C8orf76 has protein sequence MEILGSTFDDSVFEESRSRDLSTDLPSYTPKTCEPEWFCHHEKFEDKLDEQKTKKFRADLKYRKKQYQEALEDYTACLPLVTNNNLSLKRDMLEGIARCYSSLGRTRQALEICEKLRNEATNSCHLTCVLQLEQSIHDGCGDTISSISSLKQLCSVHPFNPWHWLNLAISYQTLLEASTSVEDLKEQSVWPQVLIQQQEEQEVRLKACMCLIRTRLLIEILKIQQFSFVLERSKKTLQVVEATLQKMKLKEETLRLISEVMAEDLNPEKMREENQDGEGLSGFTIKDFDERWWNKLCACLKKMKESTVLSSDKEMETG, from the exons ATGGAAATCCTGGGGAGCACGTTTGATGATTCGGTATTTGAGGAATCGCGGAGCAGGGATTTATCCACAGATCTTCCCTCATATACACCAAAAACCTGCGAGCCAGAG tgGTTTTGTCACCATGAGAAATTCGAAGACAAGCTAGATGAACAGAAAACGAAGAAGTTCCGGGCGGATCTGAAATACAGGAAAAAACAATATCAG GAAGCTTTAGAGGACTACACAGCATGCCTTCCTCTGGTGACTAATAACAATCTATCTCTGAAAAGAGATATGTTGGAGGGAATAGCTCGGTGCTACAGTTCTCTGGGAAGGACCAGACAAGCCCTAGAGATCTGCGAGAAACTG AGGAACGAGGCGACCAACTCGTGCCACCTGACCTGCGTCCTACAGCTGGAACAGAGCATCCACGATGGCTGTGGGGACACAATCAGCAGCATCTCTAGTCTGAAACAGCTTTGCTCTGTTCATCCTTTCAACCCTTGGCACTGGCTGAACCTGGCCATAAGTTATCAAACCCTGTTGGAGGCATCAACCTCCGTCGAGGATCTAAAAGAACAGTCAGTGTGGCCACAGGTCCTTATTCAGCAACAGGAGGAGCAGGAAGTACGGCTGAAGGCCTGCATGTGTTTAATTAGAACGAG GCTGCTGATTGAAATACTGAAGATTCAGCAGTTTTCATTTGTCCTGGAAAGGAGCAAGAAAACCCTTCAGGTCGTTGAGGCGACTCTGCAAAAGATGAAGCTTAAAGAGGAAACGTTGCGCCTCATTTCTGAG GTGATGGCCGAAGATCTGAACCCAGAGAAGATGCGTGAAGAGAACCAGGATGGTGAAGGTTTATCAGGTTTTACCATTAAGGACTTTGATGAACGGTGGTGGAACAAACTTTGTGCCTGCCTGAAGAAAATGAAGGAGAGTACAGTTTTATCAAGTGATAAGGAAATGGAAACAGGGTGA